The following are encoded together in the Methanosarcina flavescens genome:
- a CDS encoding DUF2098 domain-containing protein, which translates to MAEAEVITAVGRNKKSIKAGDTVKYVNSDTISRVTEIKKDEQGNVWVLLESTDLWYKEETLEPTELKAKEKKEERELTAEELEERFRKQRETMQAFDLGKAGGGGAGG; encoded by the coding sequence ATGGCTGAAGCTGAAGTAATCACAGCGGTAGGGCGAAATAAAAAATCCATTAAAGCGGGAGACACTGTCAAATACGTGAACAGTGATACAATCAGCCGCGTAACTGAAATCAAAAAAGACGAGCAGGGGAATGTATGGGTTCTGCTCGAAAGTACAGACCTCTGGTATAAGGAAGAAACTCTGGAGCCAACTGAGCTTAAAGCTAAAGAAAAGAAAGAAGAAAGGGAACTCACTGCGGAGGAACTGGAAGAAAGATTTAGAAAACAGAGAGAAACAATGCAGGCCTTCGATCTCGGGAAAGCCGGTGGCGGTGGAGCTGGAGGATAA
- the mptA gene encoding GTP cyclohydrolase MptA — MEHCIFNLPDVQASKPSIAINLTRVGVTNVKKLVEIKRKDKRPIVLISTFDVFVDLPSDRKGANLSRNFEAVDEVLEKVLSTPVYEIEQLCSDIAHNLLGRHEYANQAEVRMKSEYMIRRASPSTGIKCQEVVNIFAEASAVRGAGNDDYFDVKKLIGAEVVGMTACPCAQEIMRDKAANELSELGVDRDTIIKFLERVPMATHNQRGRGIISIKVAHDFDVSLESIINIIERSMSSSVYEVLKRSDEKVVVETAHMNPKFVEDCVRAMADNIVREFPDLPDNAVITIKQTNEESIHRHNAFAERVALMGDLRMEINQE; from the coding sequence ATGGAACATTGTATCTTCAACCTCCCGGACGTCCAGGCCAGCAAACCAAGTATAGCTATAAACCTTACCCGTGTAGGGGTAACAAATGTGAAAAAACTCGTTGAAATCAAGCGAAAAGACAAACGCCCCATTGTATTGATTTCAACTTTTGATGTTTTTGTTGATCTGCCATCCGATCGGAAGGGAGCAAACCTCTCGCGCAACTTCGAAGCAGTAGACGAAGTACTGGAGAAAGTACTCAGCACACCTGTATACGAAATAGAGCAGTTGTGTAGTGACATTGCACATAACCTGCTTGGCAGGCATGAATATGCTAATCAGGCAGAAGTTCGGATGAAAAGTGAATACATGATCAGACGTGCTTCCCCATCAACTGGAATCAAATGCCAGGAAGTTGTAAATATCTTTGCTGAAGCATCTGCCGTAAGGGGGGCAGGGAACGATGACTATTTTGACGTAAAGAAGCTAATAGGCGCCGAAGTTGTAGGAATGACAGCTTGCCCCTGCGCTCAGGAGATTATGAGAGATAAGGCTGCAAATGAGCTTTCCGAGCTTGGAGTTGACAGGGATACAATTATAAAATTCCTTGAGAGGGTCCCCATGGCTACCCATAACCAGCGCGGAAGAGGTATTATCTCAATCAAGGTAGCACATGATTTCGATGTTTCCCTCGAAAGCATCATTAACATCATCGAGCGCTCTATGAGTTCCAGCGTGTATGAGGTTTTGAAACGCTCAGATGAGAAAGTCGTTGTAGAAACTGCACATATGAATCCAAAATTTGTAGAAGACTGTGTAAGGGCTATGGCCGACAATATAGTAAGAGAGTTTCCGGATCTTCCTGATAATGCGGTAATCACCATCAAACAGACCAATGAAGAAAGTATCCACAGACACAATGCTTTTGCCGAAAGGGTCGCTCTGATGGGAGATCTCAGGATGGAAATCAATCAAGAGTAA
- a CDS encoding methanogenesis marker 14 protein yields MALKPRITQSPQVRLIDLKSKPFFIVASVEVGNTTTKSILTATNMDTGRTHIINKVVRMTRDVRPPNPGEIVFGKTLTGVELTRESVAELVRDTLTESVERANLDIKTDLDFVVRSTGVVAGFDSPDEVGEFIKALADGCLMAGVPPKNMTPPMSISNISKRFQKYSKLEEVIFDGAVASVTPPIGSTGVEIVANEMEGELATAGIKEAAQLTDVDFRNPCISIDFGTTLDGRITSPDQPYAKTVGNFCGYAGAIPDAIIRGSKIVDSKVGTALEVFEKEKTPSFLTLKMKAKTIEAFAKRIHELIIIEKVPKNRKRYGSVPVRPDAAEQIGVILIGCDVGENGSDMGKLSAIGMEICKTHGLQVVYAVIDEVMAGVVCRLIKVAKEEGLIFEDTTIGITGRAGITGNKPKLILKCLDEMNLAPKIDERVVFVDDGLARGAAVMARCMNSLGSPQSPLGGRHGGKCILAQRIKLQKR; encoded by the coding sequence AACCTAGAATTACACAATCCCCCCAAGTTCGTTTGATTGATCTTAAGTCAAAGCCCTTCTTTATTGTAGCTTCTGTAGAAGTTGGAAATACAACAACCAAATCTATTCTTACGGCTACCAATATGGACACTGGAAGGACTCATATCATAAACAAGGTCGTGCGGATGACAAGAGATGTCCGTCCTCCCAACCCCGGTGAAATCGTGTTCGGTAAGACACTTACAGGTGTTGAACTTACTCGTGAGTCAGTTGCAGAACTGGTGCGCGATACCCTCACAGAATCGGTGGAAAGAGCTAACCTTGACATAAAGACCGATCTGGACTTTGTAGTTCGTTCCACAGGGGTTGTTGCAGGTTTTGATTCTCCTGATGAGGTAGGTGAATTTATTAAAGCCCTGGCAGATGGGTGCCTGATGGCAGGGGTTCCACCCAAAAATATGACACCTCCCATGTCCATTTCAAATATTTCCAAAAGGTTCCAGAAATACAGTAAGCTGGAAGAGGTAATTTTTGACGGAGCTGTCGCAAGCGTAACGCCGCCAATAGGCTCAACTGGTGTTGAAATTGTTGCAAATGAAATGGAAGGAGAACTTGCCACAGCTGGAATTAAGGAAGCAGCTCAGCTTACAGATGTCGACTTCAGGAATCCCTGTATATCTATCGATTTTGGGACAACCCTTGATGGCAGGATTACAAGTCCTGACCAGCCGTACGCAAAAACAGTAGGCAACTTCTGTGGATATGCCGGAGCAATTCCTGATGCGATTATCCGTGGCTCGAAGATCGTGGATTCAAAAGTAGGAACTGCTCTTGAAGTCTTTGAGAAAGAGAAAACTCCTTCTTTTCTTACCTTGAAGATGAAGGCTAAGACAATTGAAGCGTTTGCAAAGCGTATTCATGAACTTATCATTATAGAAAAAGTCCCAAAGAATAGAAAGAGGTACGGAAGCGTACCTGTAAGACCGGATGCTGCCGAGCAGATAGGCGTAATACTCATAGGTTGCGATGTAGGAGAAAACGGCTCCGATATGGGCAAGCTCAGTGCTATAGGCATGGAAATCTGTAAGACTCACGGACTCCAAGTTGTCTATGCTGTCATTGACGAGGTTATGGCAGGCGTGGTTTGCAGGTTGATCAAGGTTGCAAAAGAAGAAGGGCTTATCTTTGAGGACACAACTATAGGAATCACAGGCAGAGCAGGTATTACAGGAAATAAACCCAAATTGATCCTGAAATGCTTGGATGAGATGAATCTTGCTCCGAAAATAGATGAAAGAGTAGTCTTTGTAGATGACGGACTTGCCAGAGGTGCAGCCGTGATGGCTCGATGTATGAACTCTTTGGGTTCGCCTCAAAGCCCTCTCGGCGGCAGGCACGGCGGCAAGTGTATTCTTGCGCAGAGGATAAAATTACAGAAAAGATAA
- the argB gene encoding acetylglutamate kinase, translating into MELKRENVLIEALPYMQEFYDSIMVIKVGGNAMVNPQIMEDIIKDVVLLRYVGIKPVIVHGGGPEITEKMERMGKKAEFFQGLRITDDETMEIARMVLVGNINTKIVSLIGVFGGKGIGLSGHDGRMILGHKQGAQKVIVDGIETEVDIGWVGECEVINPDILHIVLENGYIPVISPIAVDVKGNALNINADIVAGDIAAALHAKKLILMTDVPGLLKDIKDPNSRISCVALEDIEPLISEGVIQGGMIPKLKGAAVAVENGVERAHIINGNVPHSMLLELFTDCGVGTMVCKLEKS; encoded by the coding sequence ATGGAACTTAAGAGAGAAAACGTACTCATTGAAGCCCTGCCTTATATGCAGGAGTTCTATGACTCAATCATGGTTATCAAAGTGGGCGGAAACGCAATGGTTAATCCCCAGATCATGGAGGATATTATAAAAGATGTTGTGCTCCTGCGCTACGTGGGAATCAAACCCGTTATTGTTCACGGGGGCGGGCCTGAGATTACGGAAAAAATGGAGCGGATGGGCAAGAAGGCTGAATTTTTTCAGGGGCTACGTATCACAGATGACGAGACTATGGAGATTGCCAGAATGGTACTTGTCGGGAATATCAATACTAAAATCGTGTCCCTCATAGGAGTTTTTGGAGGAAAAGGCATCGGGCTCAGCGGTCACGACGGTAGAATGATACTTGGGCACAAACAGGGTGCACAGAAGGTAATAGTCGACGGTATCGAAACTGAAGTCGACATTGGTTGGGTTGGAGAGTGCGAAGTGATCAATCCTGACATCCTTCATATAGTGCTTGAGAACGGTTACATTCCGGTCATTTCTCCTATTGCAGTGGATGTAAAAGGCAATGCTCTGAATATTAATGCAGATATAGTAGCAGGTGACATTGCGGCAGCTTTACACGCTAAAAAGCTTATTCTGATGACTGACGTCCCAGGCCTGCTTAAAGACATAAAGGATCCCAACAGCCGTATCTCTTGTGTGGCTCTGGAAGATATTGAGCCTCTAATCTCAGAAGGCGTTATACAGGGAGGTATGATTCCAAAACTTAAAGGCGCAGCAGTTGCGGTTGAAAACGGGGTCGAAAGGGCCCATATAATAAATGGAAATGTCCCTCACTCCATGCTTCTTGAGCTCTTTACCGATTGCGGTGTCGGAACTATGGTCTGCAAGTTAGAAAAGTCATAA
- the guaA gene encoding glutamine-hydrolyzing GMP synthase — translation MVKPEKFIPEAIEKISKEIKDGRAIIALSGGVDSSVCAELAYRAIGDRLQPIYIDTGLMRKGETERIRHIFSHMNLDIVYAKDKFLAALKGITDPEEKRKAIGETFIRVFEKEARKLAAEYLIQGTIYPDRIESEGGIKSHHNVGGLPSVMDFKQIVEPIADLYKDEVREIAWALQLPDEICERMPFPGPGLAVRVLGEVTEEKLEVVREANFIVEEELLDRFCPWQTFAAILGKGTGVKGDIRAYGWIVAVRAVGSRDGMTAEALELPWDVLKKLEARITSEIPKVARVVYDITPKPPATIEFE, via the coding sequence ATGGTAAAACCCGAAAAGTTCATTCCAGAAGCTATTGAGAAAATTAGCAAAGAAATAAAGGACGGGAGAGCGATTATTGCGCTTTCGGGCGGTGTGGACAGTTCTGTTTGTGCAGAGCTGGCTTACAGGGCGATTGGGGACAGGCTTCAGCCGATCTATATTGATACAGGGCTCATGAGGAAGGGAGAAACCGAGAGGATAAGGCACATTTTCTCCCATATGAACCTTGATATTGTTTATGCAAAGGATAAGTTCCTTGCAGCCCTCAAAGGTATAACTGACCCTGAAGAGAAAAGGAAGGCTATAGGCGAGACCTTTATCCGCGTGTTTGAGAAAGAGGCAAGGAAACTTGCAGCCGAGTACCTTATACAGGGTACAATTTACCCTGATAGGATCGAGTCCGAAGGTGGAATCAAATCCCACCATAACGTTGGGGGACTGCCCAGTGTGATGGATTTCAAGCAGATCGTTGAGCCTATCGCGGACCTTTATAAGGATGAAGTTAGGGAAATTGCCTGGGCGCTCCAGCTACCTGACGAGATCTGCGAAAGAATGCCTTTCCCGGGTCCTGGTCTGGCTGTGCGAGTTCTTGGGGAAGTTACAGAAGAGAAACTTGAGGTTGTTCGGGAAGCCAACTTTATAGTTGAAGAGGAACTCCTTGACAGGTTCTGCCCCTGGCAGACTTTTGCTGCTATCCTCGGCAAAGGAACAGGTGTAAAAGGAGACATCAGGGCATACGGATGGATCGTAGCTGTAAGGGCGGTGGGGTCCAGAGATGGAATGACTGCAGAAGCGCTAGAACTTCCCTGGGATGTGCTCAAAAAGCTTGAAGCCAGAATTACCTCCGAGATTCCAAAAGTAGCCAGGGTGGTTTACGATATTACACCCAAACCGCCTGCAACAATCGAGTTCGAGTAA
- a CDS encoding archaeosine biosynthesis radical SAM protein RaSEA, which translates to MTLNKAVMEIRQRIKVKPSPTDEPAASWTGVDLVNGIQVNTLTIIFKSAGCRWGKAGGCTMCGYVYDCASEPPTLEDYKAQLARAMKKAEKFPEFMVKIFTSGSFFDELEVPIEARDTILKTLADNPRVVKVLVETRPNFVTEENVQECLKILRSKPFELAFGLETSSDRIRRDSINKGFTFEDFIRAAETARKSGATVKAYLMLKPLFLSERQAIEDIVRSIDDAALYADTISINLCNVQKGTLVEALWVKGQYRPPWLWSIVEILKRAKAAHPDLPLMSDPVGAGSKRGPHNCKLCSSDVADSLRTFSLTQNPEDLNKTDCECKELWKKVLELEDFTYGTPILD; encoded by the coding sequence ATGACCTTGAATAAAGCAGTAATGGAAATCCGACAGCGGATTAAAGTTAAACCTTCTCCTACAGACGAGCCTGCGGCGAGCTGGACAGGGGTAGACCTTGTAAATGGAATCCAGGTAAATACTCTAACGATAATCTTCAAGAGCGCAGGCTGCCGCTGGGGAAAAGCTGGAGGGTGTACCATGTGCGGCTATGTCTATGACTGTGCAAGTGAGCCCCCAACTCTGGAAGATTACAAAGCCCAGCTTGCAAGAGCAATGAAGAAGGCTGAAAAATTCCCTGAGTTTATGGTCAAGATATTTACCTCAGGCAGTTTTTTTGACGAACTGGAAGTGCCTATTGAGGCAAGAGATACAATCCTCAAAACTCTTGCAGACAATCCCAGGGTAGTCAAAGTGCTTGTTGAAACCCGTCCCAACTTCGTAACTGAAGAAAATGTGCAGGAGTGCCTTAAAATTCTGAGAAGTAAGCCTTTTGAGCTGGCTTTCGGGCTGGAGACCAGCTCGGACAGGATTCGCAGGGACTCTATTAATAAAGGTTTTACCTTCGAGGATTTTATCCGTGCTGCAGAAACTGCAAGAAAGAGCGGAGCAACTGTAAAAGCATATCTGATGCTAAAGCCTCTTTTCCTTTCCGAACGCCAGGCCATAGAGGATATTGTTCGTTCCATAGATGATGCAGCCCTTTACGCAGATACAATTTCTATCAACCTCTGCAATGTCCAGAAAGGTACCCTTGTCGAAGCTCTCTGGGTAAAAGGGCAGTATCGTCCTCCCTGGCTCTGGAGCATAGTAGAAATCCTCAAAAGGGCAAAAGCGGCCCATCCAGACCTCCCCCTTATGTCAGATCCCGTTGGGGCAGGCTCAAAACGCGGCCCCCACAACTGTAAACTGTGCAGTTCAGACGTAGCAGACTCTTTGAGAACTTTCTCACTTACTCAAAATCCGGAAGACCTCAACAAAACAGACTGTGAATGCAAGGAACTCTGGAAAAAAGTCCTGGAACTTGAGGATTTTACTTATGGGACACCAATTTTAGATTAA
- a CDS encoding non-histone chromosomal MC1 family protein gives MSNTRNFVLRDEDGNEHGVFTGKQPRQAALKAANRGSGTKSKPDIIRLRERGTKKVHVFKAWKEIVDAPKNRPDWMPEKISKPFVKKEKIEKLE, from the coding sequence ATGTCCAACACAAGAAATTTTGTTTTACGAGACGAAGATGGCAATGAGCACGGAGTTTTCACTGGAAAACAGCCTCGGCAGGCTGCCCTGAAAGCTGCAAACCGGGGCTCCGGGACTAAATCCAAACCGGATATCATCCGCCTCAGAGAACGCGGGACAAAGAAGGTGCACGTTTTCAAGGCATGGAAGGAAATTGTCGACGCCCCTAAAAATAGGCCTGACTGGATGCCTGAGAAAATCAGCAAGCCCTTTGTCAAGAAAGAAAAGATAGAAAAGCTCGAATAA